The window TGCCACGTCGCCGTCACCTCGAAACCTGTGCATCGGCCAACTGCGCCGACATCGGATTGAACATCGCAGCCACGCGCGCAGCTTGTCCGGCCGATTTTTTGCCTGAACCAAGGACGGCAACCGAAGCGGTTTCACCCATCAGCCGGCCGGCAAATGCCTTGACGTCATCCGGGCCGACGTTCTCAACGGCGTTGACGAGCTCGGACACTTCCACGAGGCGGCCATGCGCCAGAAGCTGGCGGGCCATCTGCTCGGTGTAGACAGCCGAACTTTCGAGCGCCATGAGCAATCCCGCCTTGATCTGAGCTTTAGAGCGCAGCAGCTCGGCGTCCGTTGGCCCGGACTTGGCAAGCGCACCAAGCTCCTGAGCGACCACGGCGGACAGCTCTTCGACCATATCGGCCCCCGTTGCGGCGTGTACAGCCAGCATGCCGGTGTCTCTTACCCCCCAGACCGTCGAATAAATCGAATAGCAAAGTCCGCGATCTTCGCGAATTTCCTGAAAGAGCCGTGACGACATCCCGCCGCCAAAGAGGCCAGAGAAGACCTGCGCGGCATAGAACGCCGGATCCAGATACGATGGCGACGGCAATCCGATCAGAACGTGGCTTTGCTCGAATGTTTTCCCCAGCGCCGCGGAGCCGCCCCGGTAATGCGCCTGCGATTCGTCTCCGCGTCGTCCCGGAGTGAGCCCTCCGAATAGGGCCTCAGCGTGGCGAACGATATCCGCATGGCGGACAGCGCCGGACGCCGAAACCACCATTGAGTCAGGAAGATAGTGTGTGCGGAGGTAAGACCGCAATTCGCTCGCGCCAAAGCGCGCGACGCTGGCCTTTGTACCGAGAATGGGCCGTCCGAGGGCTTGGTCCGGAAACGCGACGCCCTGCATCAAGTCAAAGACCACGTCGTCAGGATTATCGTCGGTGGACGCGATTTCCTGCTGGATAACGACGCGTTCGCGATTGAGGTCTTCAGGCGCGAACTTCGAATTGAGCAGGATATCCGCAAGCATTTCGAGCGCGACGCCCTCGTCGCCCGCGAGGATGCGGGCGTAATAGGCCGTCGTATCGAGACCGGTGGCGGCATTGAGGTCGCCGCCAAGGCTTTCGATCTCTTCCGCGATGGCTCGAGCGGAGCGCTTCTTCGTGCCCTTGAACGCCATATGCTCAAGGAAGTGCGCCAAACCGTGTTCGTCGTCGCGTTCGTGGCGCGAGCCGACGTCAATCCATATGCCGAGCGAGACCGTCGCCAGGTTCGGCATTGCGTGCGTTACGACGCGAAGGCCGTTTGGCAGCATTGTCAGCTCGGTGCTCATCACTGTACCCCCGTGCTGGCGCGGCATCGGCTGCGGACAAAGTCCTGCAAAACAGCCAGATCGTTGGGCAGCGTTTCGAAGCGCTCGGTATCCTGCAGCAAATGCTCAAGATGCGCGGGAAGGCCGGGTCGCTCGCCGGTTATGCTTTCGATGGCATCCGGAAATTTTGCCGGGTGCGCGGTCGAAAGCACGACGGTGTTGCTGCCCGCCGTTTCACGTTCGGCAGCGACGTAAGCGCATGCCGTGTGCGGGTCGAGACCGTATCCGTAGGTCGCTTTTGCGTTTCTGATTGCGTCGGCCACGTCGCCTTCAGTGGCGGACACGGCGGCGAAATCGGATTTGAGTTTCGACCAGGCCGGGCCGAGATCGAACTCGCGACGCGAGGCGAGCGACGTCATCGCATCGCGTACGAACGCGGAATCGCGACCGGACGCTTCGAAGAGATAGCGCTCAAAATTCGATGAAATCTGGATGTCCATCGACGGCGACATCGTCGCGACAACGTCCTTCATCGCGTAGACGCCGGTTTCAAGCGCACGCGGGAGAATGTCATTGGCGTTGGATGCGATGATCAGCTTGTCGATCTCAAGCCCAAGCCGTTTGGCGGCGTAGCCCGCGAAGATGTCGCCGAAGTTTCCGGTCGGCACTGCGAACGAGAGACCTTTCGTATTTCCAAGTCGCGATGCGGCCCAGAAATAGTACGTCACCTGCGCGACGATGCGTGCCCAGTTGATAGAATTTACGCCCGAAAGCTCTACGGAATCGCGGAAATCGTGATCGTTGAACATCGCTTTCACGAGAGCCTGACAGTCGTCGAAGGTTCCGTGAATGGCGACGGCGTGAACGTTTGCTTCCTTTGGCGTCGTCATCATCCGGCGCTGCACGTCCGAGACGCGGCCTTCCGGAAAAAGAATGACAACATCGACGCGCTTCGACGAACGGAACGCTTCGATCGCCGCGCCGCCGGTATCGCCGGATGTGGCGCCGACGATCGTCGCGCGAGCGTTGCGCTTTTCCAGCACGTGATCCATCAGGCGGGCCAGCAATTGCATGGCGACGTCTTTGAAGGCCAGCGTCGGACCGTGAAAGAGTTCGAGGATGCTCAAGCCGGGCTTCAGCTCGACGAGCGGCGTTACTTCCGGCGTGTCGAAGGTTGCGTACGCCTCGGTTGCCATGCGGTGCAATTCGGCGCGGGAGATTTCATCGCCGGTGAACGGATGGATGACGTCGACCGCGATCTCGACGAACGATTTGTTCGGGAATGACGCGATGGTTTCGGCCTTCAGAGTTGGCCACACATCCGGAAGGTACAGGCCGCCGTCGCGCGCAAGACCTGCCAGCAGAACGTCTTCGAAACCAAGTGTCGGCGCGGTGCCCCGGGTCGAAATGTACTTCAAATTCACACTCTCACGATCGACGGTTGATGGGGCGAACTTAGAGCATTTTTCGGCGCTTGGGGCGCTGTTTCGACAGAGCTGCTACGTCTCGTCCCTGGCTTATTGTGTATTGTCCCAGGATCAGACGAGGCGTCCCGAGCCGGTGCGCCGATCGACCCGACTTTTTCGCGTCAAACCTCGGGTTTCCGGCTGTCCAAAGCCTGAAGTCGCTGGCGCGCGAAGACGGTGAAAATAGCCGCCAGGATCACCGCAAATGCAAACCAGGTCACCACGTATTGCAGATGAGGATTGGAGATATTGACCTCTGTCGTTCCGCCCTTCGGCCAGCCGCCTGGATTTTCGGGAGTGGCATCGGCGTCGATCGAGAAGGGAGCATAAGCCTGCACCTTCTCGGCGCTGAACTGAAGCGGCGACGGCGGACCCTTAGCGCCCCACCGCATGGCCTCGAGATCGCGCCAGTACCAGCGGTTCGCGGCGTAGTCGGGATCGATTGCGAACCAGCCGCGGTGTTCGGGAAGACGCACGAGGCCCGTCACCGTAACCGGTCCTTCGATCTGACCTTCGGCTCGCTTGGCTGGATCCTTCAGATCGTCTGAGACCCAGCCCCGGTTGACGAAGACAGGAGGCAGACCACCGGCAGGTCGCAGCAGCGTATAAACATGCCAGCCTTGCGACGACGTCTTCGGCGCATAGAGATGGTGTTCCTGGCTGTTGTCGAATGTTCCAGAAATGCGGACGTGGAGGTATTCGACGTCTCCGGTTTTCACATACCGCGAGAGCGCCTCTGGATATGAGACGGGCTCCGCGACGCTGCGTTCTTTGACCTTCGCGATGAGGTCTTCCTTCCACGCCAAGCGGTGCCATTGCCAGTTTCCAAGGCCAATCAGCACGGGCAGCGTGACAATCGTCAGTATGGCAGGAAGAATGAGACCTGCGGCGCGCCAGCGCGCGAACATGGCTATTCCTTTGCGATTCGGCCTTCTTCGGCCTTGTTCCGGAACTGAAGCGCGATCAACGTCGCCTTGAGAAATCGAAGCAGAAGCAGAGTGACGATCGGGGCGAAGATACCCCAGAGAATGACGTGCATCCACCAAGGCACGCGCAATTTAAACTCGGCCAGAAGCGCTCCGCCGAGACACAGGAATCCCATGATGAAGATTCCGAAGACGGCGGGCCCGTCACCAGTGTCTATGAAGTTATAATCGAGGCCGCATTCGCTGCATTTCTCTGCAAGGCCCAATGAATTTGAGAACAGCTTGCCATTGCCGCATCGCGGGCAGCGGCATTTCAAGCCCGCAATCAGCGGGGAAACTTCAGGTATCGAATTCGACACGGCTTAACTCGATCCGGCAGTGCCTAGGGTAATCCAGACGATCCTGGATTGCCTTCGGGTTTCCAATAGGAAAGAGGCGGCTCTGCGCCGCCTCTTTGTAATTCATCATCTGGATCGCGAATAATCGCAATCGCTCAGCCTCAATGCGCGCCCGGAACCTGCGGGCCAGCACCCCAAACGTAGATGCAGGCGAACAGGAACAGCCAGACCACGTCAACGAAATGCCAGTACCAAGCAGCGGCTTCGAAACCGAAGTGTTGCTTCGGCGTAAACGCACCGCGGAATGCGCGGAAGAGGCAAACGGCAAGGAAGACCGTGCCGATGAACACATGGAAGCCGTGGAAGCCAGTCGCCATGAAGAACGTCGCGCCGTAGGTGTGGCCAGCGAAGCTGAACTGCGCGTGGCTGTATTCAATGATCTGGCAGATCGTGAACAGCACGCCGAGAAGAACGGTCAACAGCAGGCCAACGGTGAGGCCGCGGCGATCGTTCTTGAGCAGTGCGTGGTGAGCCCACGTCACGGTGCAGCCCGACGTCAACAGGATGAGCGTATTGACGAGCGGCAGACCCCACGGATTGAATGTGGCCTTGAAGAAGCCCGGAACAGCAGCAGCCGTTTCGACCGGAGCCGGGGGCCAGTGGCCGCCGTAAACTTCGTTGCGCGACGTCAGACCAATCATCTGGCTCGCATTGTTCATGAGCTCATGAACGCCCGCCGGAAACAGCGCGCTGTCGAAATATGCCCAGAACCAAGCCACGAAGAACATCACCTCAGAGGCGATGAACATGATCATGCCGTAGCGCAGGTGAAGTTGAACGACCGGTGTGTGGTCGCCCTTGTTGGCTTCAGTGATGATATCGGCCCACCAACGCCACGCGACGGCGATGAGAAGTGCCAAGCTAACGGCGAACAGCCAGGGACCCGTGATGCCGAAAACACCTTCGCCATCGATATGCGTCCGCATCCACGCGATGCCACCGACCGCCATCGTAAGGGCGAAGAATGCAGCCGCAAGAGGCCAGGGGCTAGGGTCTACCAAGTGGTAGTCGTGATGTTTCGCGTGCGTGTCAGCCATTATTGCTCTCCGTCGTCCCCATCGCTTCCGGATCGGCCCCTCTCCGGTATTGGCGTTCAGCCCGTCCCGGTCGAAGTACAATCCGGCAATCGTTGCCGTTTATGTTTCTTCTCGTCTTGTAGATGTGAAGTCTCAATCTCCGCCCGTTCAGCCGCCCCCCGTCTTCGGGGCAGACGTTGCTGCCTGAGGTGCCTCTGCGGCGTGTTCGAGCGGATAGAACACGTACGACAGCGTCACCGTGGAGAACTGCTTGGTGTCGGAATCCTCGACCATTTTAGGATCGATGAAGAAAGTTATCGGCATCTCCACCGTCTGATGCGGCGCAAGCGTTTGCTCGGTAAAGCAGAAGCATTCGATCTTCTGGAAATAAGGACCCATCGATTCCGGCGCGACGTTGAACGCAGCCTGACCGCTTAGCGGCTTGTCCGTGAGATTGGTTGCGCGGAAGAAAGCGAGGTTCGTTTCGCCGATCTTGACTTCCATCGTCTTGACGTCCGGCTCGAACTTCCAAGCCAGTTTTTTCGAGACATTGCCGTCAAAGCGCACGGTGATCGTACGGTCGAGAACCTTGCTTGCGTTCTGCGCGGCGCGCTGCGTCGTGCCGCCGTAACCCGTCACCTGGCAGAACATGGAATAGAGCTCTGGCGAGACGGCAGTGATGCCGCCCATCACCCCAAGCGCCAGCAGGCAGCCGACGACTGTGCGACGGTTGCCAGACGATGGCTTCTTCGGAAGATTTTCGCTGCTCGAGTCCATTCGGCTTTCGTTCCTCAAAGGACTTTCGGCGGAACGCCGTTGGTGAAGCGCACAAAGGTGGCGATGTAGAATGCGAGCACCATGAATCCCAGCATCAAGCCGATCGCAATCGACCGGCGGCGGCGAGACCGCTGGGCCGCGAGATCCTGGTTGGTCTTTTCAGGCGCATCCATTCGAACAAAGCACCTTATGCCAGAATGCGGTGCACAGTGGCTTCAACGAGAAGCACAGCAAACAGCACGTAGAGATAGAGAATCGAGAACCAGAAGAGTCGGCGCGCCGCCGTATCGGCTTCGCGGCCTTCGGTCGTGAAATAGACGTTCACTGCCAGCGCCAGGAAGACGGCGCCGAGAACAACCGAGCTAACGAGATACGCAATTCCGCCGAGGCCGGTGAAATAGGGAGCAATCGCGAGCGGCACGAGCAACACGGAATAGATCAGAATCTGGCGGCGCGTTTCCGGCAGCCCTGCAACGACCGGCAGCATCGGCACACCGACGCGCTCGTAGTCACGGCAACGATAGAGCGACAGCGCCCAGAAGTGCGGCGGCGTCCACATGAAGATGATGAGAAACAGCAGGATGCTGTTGATGCTGACGTCACCCGTGACAGCAGCCCAGCCGATCATTGGCGGGAACGCACCCGCTGCACCGCCGATGACGATGTTCTGCGGCGTCTTACGCTTCAGCCACATCGTGTAGACGAAAAGATAGTAAGCGATCGTGAGTGCCAGGAGCGCGCCGGCAACCCAGTTGACGATCACGCCGAGCGTTACGACGGAGCCCAACGAAAGAACGGTTCCGAAGCTGAGAGCTTCGTCACCGCTGACTTTTCCACGCGGCAAAGGACGTGCTGCCGTACGCGCCATGCGGGCATCGATGTCGGCGTCATACCACATATTGAGGGCGCCCGAGGCGCCCGCACCGATTGCAATCGAGACCATGGCGATGACGCCAATGATCGGATTGATCGATCCTGGCGCGGCCAGCATTGCAGCGAGCGCCGTAAAGACAACGAGCGCCATCACGCGCGGCTTCATCAACTGGACGAAGTCGCCGACGCTTGGCTCGGCCGTGAGGTCAAATTGACCGATTTCGCTTTGGACGCTCATTGCCCGCACATCGCCTAATTGGTTGATGTCGAATTTCGATCAGGGTCGGCGGACGAGGCCCGCCGACCCTGTGGGTTACTTCGCGGATCAGTGATGATCAGCGGCCGCGATGCGCGGAAGCTTCTCGAAGCTATGGAAAGCTGGCGGCGACGGCAGCGTCCATTCCAGCGTCGTTGCGCCAGGACCCCACGGATTGTCCGCAGCCTTCTCCTTACGGATGAAGTAGGCGTAGAACATCGCAAACAGGAACACGAGCAAGCCTGCAGCCGTGATGTAGGAGCCGTACGACGAGATGCGGTTCCAGTACGCAAACCCTTCCGGGTAGTCAGCGTAGTGGCGCGGCATGCCCGACAGGCCAAGGAAGTGCTGCGGGAAGAACAGGACGTTGGCGCCGATGAACGTCAACCAGAAGTGCAGCTTGCCCAGCGTCTCATTGTACATGTAGCCGCTCATCTTCGGGAACCAGTAGTACCAGCCTGCGAAGATCGAGAAGACAGCGCCGAGCGAGAGCACGTAGTGGAAGTGTGCAACGACGTAGTACGTGTTGTGCAGTGCGCGGTCGACGCCTGCGTTGGCGCACATAACGCCCGTCACGCCGCCGACGGTGAAGAGCACGATGAAGCCCAGCGCCCACAACATCGGAACGCGGTATTCAAGCGAGCCGCCCCACATGGTGGCGATCCAGGAGAATACCTTCACGCCCGTTGGTACGGCGATCACCATTGTCGCGAACATGAAGTAAGCCTGCGTATCGACGCTCAGACCTGCCGTGTACATGTGGTGAGCCCAGACGATGAAGCCGACGAGGCCGATCGCAACCATGGCGTAGGCCATGCCGAGGTAACCGAACACCGGCTTCCGCGAGAACGTCGAAACGATGTGGCTGACGATGCCGAAGCCCGGCAGAACGAGAATGTAAACTTCGGGATGGCCGAAGAACCAGAAAAGATGGGCGTAGAGCAGCGGGTCGCCGCCGCCTGCGGGATCATAGAAGGTCGTTCCGAAATTACGATCCGTCAGCAGCATGGTGATCGCGCCAGCGAGAACCGGAAGCGACAGCAAAAGCATGAAGGCGGTGACGAGTTCGGCCCAGACGAACAGCGGCATCTTGTGCAGCGTCATGCCGGGTGCGCGCATGTTGAAGATCGTGGTGATGAAGTTGATCGCACCAAGGATCGACGCAGCACCGGCCAAATGGACCGACAGAATTGCAAAGTCGACTGCGGGTCCGGGATGACCAATCTTGCCTGCAAGCGGCGCGACCAAGATCCAGCCAGCACCTGCACCATCAGCGTCTGCCGTGCCGGGAACGAACAGCGACATAAGCATCAGAGCGAAGGCAGAAACCAACAGCCAGAAGGAGATGTTGTTCATGCGCGGGAACGCCATGTCAGGCGCACCGATCATGATCGGCACAAACCAGTTGCCGAAGCCGCCGATCATGGCAGGCATGACGACAAAGAAGACCATGATCATGCCGTGCGCGGAAACGAACGCGTTAAAGACGCCTTCGTTTGAGAAGAACTGAAGCCCAGGCTCCTGAAGTTCCAAGCGCATCGCGATGGACAGACCGGCGCCGATGCAGCCCGCAAAGATTGAGAACAGCAAGTACATCGTGCCGATGTCTTTGTGGTTCGTCGAAAGGAACCATCGCCTAAAGAATGTCGGCGCGTGGTCGTGACCACCGTCGGCCGTGTGTGCAGTGCTTCCCATTTCCTAATGCCCTTGTCCCGAAAGCTTCTCAGTTCTTATTGGTCGATGAAGCGAGGCGAGCAGCTTGTCGCCGCTCGTCACGACTAATTACTGCGCAGAGGCGACGTTGGATTGATCGCCGCGGCTCGCGACGTCGTCGTCAAGAATCTTCTGAGCCTTCTTCTTGTCCTTGCCCTGCATCGCGGCCAGCCAGGCGTCGTACACGGTCTGATCTACGACACGAACGACGATCGGCATCGCAGAATGCAGCTTGCCGCAAAGAACCGAGCACTGACCCGTATAGGTGCCAATTCTCGTTGCACGGAACCATACGGCCGACGTACGGCCAGGGACGGCCTGCATCTTCACGCCGAACGACGGCACGGTCCAAGAGTGGATGACGTCGCTCGAGGTTACGAGAACGTGGACGTTCTTGTTGACCGGAACGGCGATTTCCTGATCGACGGAAAGACGACGGCGCTTGTGGGTCTCAGCCCAGAGCGGCAGAGAGTCCGTATACAGAGCGGCGTGCAACCGTGCGCCCTCAAGTGCGCCATATTTCTGATCGTATGCTTCGTCACCAACCTTGGCGCGGATGAGGTCTTCATCGTTGATGATGTTGGACGTGATCGAGATGTTCTGGTCGAGGTATTCCGTATCCCAGAACCAGGAGTTGCCCGTGACCTTCACGGTCAGGTCCGGCTTCGGAAAGGCGTACTGATTGAACAGGAGGTGGAATGAAGGGATCGAGATGCCGACCAGGATCAGGATCGGAACGATCGTCCAGGCGACTTCGAGGCCGGTGTGATGCGTGGTGCGCGACGGGGTCGGATTGTTCTTCGCGCTGAAGCGGAACATCACGTATCCCATCAGAATGATGACGAAGACCGCGATCGAAATGATGATGTAATTTACGGTGTCGTGGACGTGGGTCAGTTCTTCCATGAGGGGAGTGGCCGCGCCTTGCAGACCAAGCTCGCCGTCGGTTGGATGACCAAAGCCTGCGAGCGCCGGTGCAAGACCGACAAAAGCCATGGCCGAGCAGGCAGCCGTCAATCCCAGAACGGCGCCAAGCAACCTCTTAAACATTCGTTCGCTCCCAGTTCGCGTCGCCCAGCGCTGAACACGCCGCGACCGTCTCCCATTCACAAATTGCGCGCTCGGCTGCGCGTCGTCCCCGTTTTTTTGCCCGGTTTTCCCGACCAGGAGCGCCCGCGTACGACGAAGCCACGCCGGCTTCAATCTCACCTGCTAAGGCAGCACGACACAGAGCACAACCGCTCCAATGAACTCAAGTCAAGTTTGTGCGTCATTTATACGCTAAAAGAGGTTGGGTACTTTGAGCGAATCGCATTCCTCTCGGGACTGCCCCGTGTCGCGCAGAACAGAATTCGGCCGAAATCCTGGATGACGAAGCGGCGGATCGTTGGTGGCAATTCTCGTCGCTAACGCGGTATCTGGAACGCAAGGACATCCGTTTGCATTCGCTCATTCGACGCCGAAACGACCACCTCCTGACAGACACAGGCTTCCCTGCGATGGGCGCCGAGTCGTGGGCGACCCGACTATTCTTGGCAGGGCTTGTGCTGGTGTTCGCAGTTGCGAGCATGATGGCGTTCGCGATGCCTGCCAACGCCGTCGATGCGCCGGAAGGGACGGTCAAAGCGCAGCATGGGGATTGGCAGGTCGTCTGCAAGGATCCGCCGGCTGGCGCGAAGAACGGCGTTTGCGCGCTCGTGCAAAGCGTCACGGCCGAGGACAAAAACAATATCGGGCTGACGGTCTACTTCCAGCGCTTCTCGAATGGCACGCGCGTTCTGCGCGTATTCGCTCCGCTCGGCGTGCTTCTGCCGCCGGGCCTCGGCCTAAAGATCGATGACAAGGACGTTGGGCATGCGCCGTTTCTGCGCTGCCATAGCTTCGCTTGCTATGCTCAGGTCGTTGTCGAAGATCCGCTGATTGAGCAGCTCAAGACCGGAAAAACGGCGATTTTCATCATCTTCCAGACTGAGGAAGCGGGCATCGGGATTCCGATTTCGCTTAAGGGCTTCGCAGAGGCACTTGGCGACCTCAAGTGAGTTGGCCGCACACGCAGCGCGGCTCAGCCGATTCCTGAGTTTCGGGCGTTCAGATTGCGCTTCATACGTTCAGATTGTCAGGCGACCTTGCGCTCGTATGTTTCGCCCGTCTGCTCGTCTCGCTCCAACAGCACGAGACGATCGCGCGAGCGCTTCACCGGCAATTTGACCACCGGTGCAGCCACCGAGCCACCGGCTGCCGCCACACGCGGCGCAACCTCTGCGCAGTTTCCGATCATCATCGTCCAAAGCTCGGCGCACGCGTTGAAGTGGTGCATCGGCGATGGCGCCGGGCGCATGATTTCGTGAGTCCAGCGCATAAGCGCCTGAGCCTGACGCGCCTGCAGTCCTGCAATTTCCATCTGACTTGTACCGACAGCACGCATTAGCGGTTGCCAGAAATACGCAGTGGTATCAACGGTATCGAACAGAATCTGAAAGTAAGAATAGTACAGTGAAGTATTACTATGCGAAGTTTCGGCATTATACGCCATCTCGCAACCCTTCCCGCTACACACAACGCCCTCGAACTGTGCCAGGCACCTGGGTTCAAACCTCATTACATTTGAACCTCGGATGAATGTGCTTTGAGATAGCACGAAGGTGCAACCGTCGCACCTCACAGCTCCGTGCGGATTGTGTCGAAATACTCAATGGCTTGCCGTCGTTGGCTTACACGCTGTTGGCGCACAACCTCTCGCAGAGCGTGTAAATCTCACAAATACTCAATTATAGCAGGTGGTTAATCGTTCTTGACGATTGTTCAACTGAGCTTATCACAGGAGAGGAATTAGTCGGTTGAGTAGCTGTTGTGAGTGCGTTCCGGGGAACCAACCATTGGGGTTTGGTTGTTCGCGCCGTCGTCGCGAGCGGCGCCAGCGTGCTTTTTTCTGGATTGTCCTTCGCTCAGAGCTCTCTCCCTCAGCCGGAAACAACTGAAAGTGCCCTTGGCTGGCGTGAGACTTGGGCGGGCGTGGACGCGGCCCGCGATCAGTGGATGTTTTATTCCGGCATGACGGTTGCCCCGTGGAGCCCGGATGCCCACTCGAACGGCATTCGTCTGCGGCTCTCGGGCGGATACGGACACTACGACTACACCGCCATGACGCCGCGCGCGCCTTGCGGAGATGCGACCGTTGGCGATGCTTGCAGCGAGGATGGCCGGATCGCAAAACGTTACAGCGTGGCCCATTCGTATGCCCATGCGCTGGTTGGCTATCACTTTCGTCTCGGGGACTTGATTGCGAAGACGTTCGTCGGCGCGGCGATGTCGACCCAGAGCCATAAGAACAGCGAAACGCTTCATGCCAGCGACGGCACCAAGTTCGGTGCGATAGGGGCTGTCGAACTCTGGCTCAATCTCGGTGAGCACGCCTACACCGCAGTCGACGCCAGCTATTCAACTGCGCGGGATGAGACGTCCGCGCGTTGGAGAGCAGGCTATCGGCTGCTTCCCTATCTCTCCATCGGTCCTGAGCTTCGATACGACAAAAACATCGAGACAGGAGAGGGCATTTGGAATGGCCGGGCTGGTGCATTCATCCGTTATGAATGGGCAGGCGGGGAGGTCTCGTTGGCAGGCGGTGTCGCGACGCGTGTAAGCGATTGGCAACAAGACGATAGCTCGCCCTACGGAACACTGAACGTGCTCTTCCAATTCTAGCTGCACCGTGCCAGTTCTTTGACACAGCCGCGCGTTCCGACGCGCACGAAACTGGACGAGGATGTGCATGAGAATGGCACCGGCCCCGGCTCTTTTTTTCGCCTTGGCGTTTCTGGCGCCGATGTTCGTTTCCCATGCTGCAAACGCGGGCGCATGCGCTGACTTCCAAGTGACCGCGCGCGGAGAGCAGTCGCGATACGAGTGGCTGGCCAAGGTCAAGACACGGGCTCACTGGCGCCAGAAAGTCAGAACGATGCCCGGCCTCGGCCCCGATTATTCCAATTGGGCCCGCGCGCAGAATACCGAGGAAAACTGCATGAGCGGCGGCTCGGGAACTGTTTGCACGTTCGTTGGAACGCCTTGCCTGCCCTGATTGCAGGGCGTTCTCGTTCGCTCACAGCGGACGCATGTTGTATGTGCTTTTCTGGCACACCTCACGGTCAATTCGCTTTGAAAGCACGGCGAGTTACAGTGATTGTCTTGCAAGTTCGCATGCGCGACCCAATCATCTCCCCGGCGATATTGCACACTAGTCATTCGCATTGACTCGACGCGGTTGGCTACGGTGCGCCTGTCGCTCAAAAGCCCGCCCAGTTGCGTGCTGGCGGAGGTGAAGGAGTATTGGGCTGCGGGTCCCATCGCTCCTTCTCCTCGGCACCGTCTTAGGCACTCTCATACGATATTTACCCTTGTTCCCTGAGGAACAGCGGATTCTCCAAAACGAACATCTATTCGCCTTGACGAGTTCACAATCCTTCGACAAACAGAACGTCGATTCTTTTTGGGAACCCGAGACGAGGCTGGGTGATGCCGAGACTGAGGCCCGATACGCAGCGTGCGAGACGAGAAAAAATTCTCGACGCAGCGCTGACCTGCTTTTCCAGAGGCGGATTTCACGCGACGACGATGCAGTCCATTTGCCGGGAGGCAGGGATTAGCCCTGGATCGCTTTATGTCTACTTCAATAGCAAAGAAGCGTTGATCGAGGGGCTGTGCGAACGCGACCGGGCGGAATTCGCTGAGCGCTTCGCCGTGCTTGCAAATGCGCCTGACTTGCTGGAAGCGCTTTCCGCAATCGGCGAACACTACTTCATCGATGAATCTCCGGAGCGGCAACGCTTTGCGATGGAGATGGGTGTTGAAGCGACACGCAACCCACGCATCGCCGACATCTTCATGAAGGTCGACAAGTATTGCAGCGAAAGTTTCGAAGCGCTGTTTCAACGCATGAAGGATGAGAAAAGAATTGCGCCAACCATCGATATTCCGAGGTTGGCGAAAGTCTTGAGCGTCCTTGGCGACGGATTGTTTTGGCGCCGAGCCATCGAGCCCAATGTCGATATGCGCGCCATTTTGCCGGTGATGATCCAGATGATCGGCAGTCTTCTGAATCCGGTAGAGCGCGCCCCGCGCAGCCAATCCGCCAAAACGCACGAGGCGCGCGTATGACTTGGACGAAATTTTTCGTGCTCTTGTTCTTGATCGCCGCCGGAACGGGCGGCTT is drawn from Hyphomicrobium methylovorum and contains these coding sequences:
- the coxB gene encoding cytochrome c oxidase subunit II translates to MFKRLLGAVLGLTAACSAMAFVGLAPALAGFGHPTDGELGLQGAATPLMEELTHVHDTVNYIIISIAVFVIILMGYVMFRFSAKNNPTPSRTTHHTGLEVAWTIVPILILVGISIPSFHLLFNQYAFPKPDLTVKVTGNSWFWDTEYLDQNISITSNIINDEDLIRAKVGDEAYDQKYGALEGARLHAALYTDSLPLWAETHKRRRLSVDQEIAVPVNKNVHVLVTSSDVIHSWTVPSFGVKMQAVPGRTSAVWFRATRIGTYTGQCSVLCGKLHSAMPIVVRVVDQTVYDAWLAAMQGKDKKKAQKILDDDVASRGDQSNVASAQ
- the ctaD gene encoding cytochrome c oxidase subunit I; the protein is MGSTAHTADGGHDHAPTFFRRWFLSTNHKDIGTMYLLFSIFAGCIGAGLSIAMRLELQEPGLQFFSNEGVFNAFVSAHGMIMVFFVVMPAMIGGFGNWFVPIMIGAPDMAFPRMNNISFWLLVSAFALMLMSLFVPGTADADGAGAGWILVAPLAGKIGHPGPAVDFAILSVHLAGAASILGAINFITTIFNMRAPGMTLHKMPLFVWAELVTAFMLLLSLPVLAGAITMLLTDRNFGTTFYDPAGGGDPLLYAHLFWFFGHPEVYILVLPGFGIVSHIVSTFSRKPVFGYLGMAYAMVAIGLVGFIVWAHHMYTAGLSVDTQAYFMFATMVIAVPTGVKVFSWIATMWGGSLEYRVPMLWALGFIVLFTVGGVTGVMCANAGVDRALHNTYYVVAHFHYVLSLGAVFSIFAGWYYWFPKMSGYMYNETLGKLHFWLTFIGANVLFFPQHFLGLSGMPRHYADYPEGFAYWNRISSYGSYITAAGLLVFLFAMFYAYFIRKEKAADNPWGPGATTLEWTLPSPPAFHSFEKLPRIAAADHH
- the bcsS gene encoding cellulose biosynthesis protein BcsS, which gives rise to MLFSGLSFAQSSLPQPETTESALGWRETWAGVDAARDQWMFYSGMTVAPWSPDAHSNGIRLRLSGGYGHYDYTAMTPRAPCGDATVGDACSEDGRIAKRYSVAHSYAHALVGYHFRLGDLIAKTFVGAAMSTQSHKNSETLHASDGTKFGAIGAVELWLNLGEHAYTAVDASYSTARDETSARWRAGYRLLPYLSIGPELRYDKNIETGEGIWNGRAGAFIRYEWAGGEVSLAGGVATRVSDWQQDDSSPYGTLNVLFQF
- a CDS encoding invasion associated locus B family protein, which codes for MGAESWATRLFLAGLVLVFAVASMMAFAMPANAVDAPEGTVKAQHGDWQVVCKDPPAGAKNGVCALVQSVTAEDKNNIGLTVYFQRFSNGTRVLRVFAPLGVLLPPGLGLKIDDKDVGHAPFLRCHSFACYAQVVVEDPLIEQLKTGKTAIFIIFQTEEAGIGIPISLKGFAEALGDLK
- a CDS encoding heme o synthase, which produces MSVQSEIGQFDLTAEPSVGDFVQLMKPRVMALVVFTALAAMLAAPGSINPIIGVIAMVSIAIGAGASGALNMWYDADIDARMARTAARPLPRGKVSGDEALSFGTVLSLGSVVTLGVIVNWVAGALLALTIAYYLFVYTMWLKRKTPQNIVIGGAAGAFPPMIGWAAVTGDVSINSILLFLIIFMWTPPHFWALSLYRCRDYERVGVPMLPVVAGLPETRRQILIYSVLLVPLAIAPYFTGLGGIAYLVSSVVLGAVFLALAVNVYFTTEGREADTAARRLFWFSILYLYVLFAVLLVEATVHRILA
- a CDS encoding TetR/AcrR family transcriptional regulator; protein product: MPRLRPDTQRARREKILDAALTCFSRGGFHATTMQSICREAGISPGSLYVYFNSKEALIEGLCERDRAEFAERFAVLANAPDLLEALSAIGEHYFIDESPERQRFAMEMGVEATRNPRIADIFMKVDKYCSESFEALFQRMKDEKRIAPTIDIPRLAKVLSVLGDGLFWRRAIEPNVDMRAILPVMIQMIGSLLNPVERAPRSQSAKTHEARV